A window of the Streptomyces luomodiensis genome harbors these coding sequences:
- a CDS encoding DUF1396 domain-containing protein — MVVHERHGAGRGKGHGAGTRAAGAVLAGVLLCGGAVGCGSSGSDDKSAETSSEQVRMAPAAAVRAAAKKSEKLTSFRYRMTGTTPEDGRIEGEAAMSTKPVAVSMKMRAVGQGADAAVEIRLLDGAMYLNGGKEAAGELDGKSWLKFDMSAMDEKQTGALSGGSLSRQADRNPADDSAFLSGADDVKRVGEETIDGVRTTHYRGTITLSQMRKSLKGEDAATRERREKSLKAYEEMGIDRMSMDMWVDPDGHTKRFRMRGKGDKGPLDMTMTFSGLNEPVTVKAPPADQTMDLSELTEGVEG, encoded by the coding sequence ATGGTCGTACATGAGAGACATGGCGCGGGGCGCGGCAAGGGACACGGCGCGGGCACCAGGGCGGCCGGTGCCGTCCTCGCCGGCGTGCTGCTCTGCGGCGGCGCGGTCGGCTGCGGGTCCTCCGGGTCGGACGACAAGTCGGCGGAGACGTCCTCGGAGCAGGTGCGGATGGCGCCGGCGGCGGCCGTACGGGCGGCCGCGAAGAAGAGCGAGAAGCTCACCTCGTTCCGCTACCGGATGACCGGAACGACCCCCGAGGACGGGCGGATCGAGGGCGAGGCGGCGATGAGCACCAAGCCGGTCGCGGTCAGCATGAAGATGCGCGCGGTCGGCCAGGGCGCCGACGCGGCGGTGGAGATCCGGCTGCTGGACGGGGCGATGTACCTCAACGGGGGCAAGGAGGCCGCCGGCGAGCTGGACGGCAAGAGCTGGCTCAAGTTCGACATGTCGGCCATGGACGAGAAGCAGACCGGCGCGCTGAGCGGCGGTTCGCTCTCCCGCCAGGCCGACCGGAACCCGGCCGACGACTCGGCCTTCCTCTCCGGCGCCGACGATGTGAAGCGGGTCGGCGAGGAGACCATCGACGGGGTGCGCACCACGCACTACCGGGGCACCATCACCCTCAGCCAGATGCGCAAGAGCCTGAAGGGCGAGGACGCGGCCACCCGCGAGCGCCGCGAGAAGAGCCTCAAGGCGTACGAGGAGATGGGGATCGACCGGATGTCCATGGACATGTGGGTCGACCCGGACGGCCACACCAAGCGGTTCCGCATGCGCGGCAAGGGGGACAAGGGCCCGCTCGACATGACCATGACCTTCTCCGGTCTCAACGAGCCGGTCACCGTGAAGGCGCCGCCGGCCGACCAGACCATGGACCTCTCCGAGCTGACGGAGGGCGTCGAGGGCTGA
- a CDS encoding FAD-dependent oxidoreductase: MSELPGVFESYWMGTAPPGAPHPALTSDVEVDVAVVGAGVAGLATAWELTRAGYRVAVLEAGRIAAGVTGHTTAKLTALHTLVYDRLRRTRGPEGARLYARSQSDAVERVAAVTAELGIDCELERVPAFTYVEDPARTGQVRAEAEAAREAGLPASYVTETGLPYPVAGAVRIEDQAQFHPRAYLLALAEDLRARGGRIHEHTRATGLAEGTPCRVTTESGAVVTAGDVVIATHYPVFDRALLFARLATHRELVVAAPLPADRDPQGTYITPERHTRSVRTAPYRDGRRLLIVTGESFKPGTGDTPERFERLAAWTRERFPGVEITHRWAAQDNDPTDTVPLVGPFHPGARHTYVATGFGGWGLSGGIMAGRLLTALIGGERPPWAGLYDPRRLRTALREAPALIGHQVQVGRHFIGDRLSTARAGTVDRIAPGTGAVARLDGRHCAVYRDEDGQAHAVSARCTHMGCLVAFNAAERAWECPCHGSRFGTDGRVLQGPANRPLERRDI; encoded by the coding sequence ATGAGTGAACTTCCTGGAGTGTTCGAGTCGTACTGGATGGGCACCGCGCCGCCCGGTGCCCCGCATCCGGCCCTGACCTCGGATGTGGAGGTCGATGTCGCGGTTGTCGGTGCCGGTGTCGCGGGGCTCGCCACCGCCTGGGAGCTGACCCGCGCCGGGTACCGCGTGGCCGTGCTGGAGGCCGGCCGGATCGCGGCGGGTGTCACCGGCCACACCACCGCCAAGCTCACGGCGCTGCACACGCTGGTCTACGACCGGCTGCGCCGCACCCGGGGCCCGGAGGGCGCCCGGTTGTACGCGCGGTCGCAGTCCGATGCCGTCGAGCGGGTGGCGGCGGTCACGGCCGAGCTCGGTATCGATTGCGAGCTGGAGCGGGTCCCGGCGTTCACCTATGTCGAGGACCCGGCGCGCACCGGCCAGGTCCGCGCCGAGGCGGAGGCCGCCCGCGAGGCGGGGCTGCCGGCCTCGTACGTGACGGAGACCGGGCTGCCGTACCCGGTCGCGGGCGCGGTCCGGATCGAGGATCAGGCGCAGTTCCATCCGCGCGCATACCTCCTGGCGCTCGCCGAGGATCTGCGCGCCCGCGGCGGGCGGATCCATGAGCACACTCGCGCCACCGGTCTGGCGGAGGGCACCCCGTGCCGGGTCACCACGGAGAGCGGGGCGGTGGTGACGGCCGGGGACGTGGTGATCGCCACCCACTATCCGGTGTTCGACAGGGCGCTGCTGTTCGCCCGGCTCGCGACGCACCGCGAACTCGTGGTGGCCGCTCCCCTCCCCGCCGACCGGGACCCCCAGGGCACGTACATCACCCCGGAGCGGCACACCCGGTCGGTGCGCACCGCGCCGTACCGGGACGGGCGGCGGCTGCTGATCGTGACCGGGGAGTCCTTCAAGCCCGGCACCGGGGACACCCCCGAACGGTTCGAGCGGCTGGCCGCATGGACCCGGGAGCGCTTCCCCGGCGTGGAGATCACCCACCGCTGGGCCGCCCAGGACAACGACCCCACCGACACCGTGCCGCTGGTCGGCCCCTTCCACCCCGGCGCCCGCCACACCTATGTGGCGACGGGCTTCGGCGGCTGGGGCCTGAGCGGCGGCATCATGGCGGGCCGGCTGCTCACCGCGCTGATCGGCGGTGAGCGGCCGCCGTGGGCCGGGCTGTACGACCCCCGGCGGCTGCGGACCGCGCTGCGCGAGGCCCCGGCGCTGATCGGCCATCAGGTCCAGGTCGGGCGGCATTTCATCGGTGACCGGCTCAGCACCGCGCGCGCCGGGACGGTCGACCGGATCGCGCCGGGCACCGGGGCCGTGGCCCGGCTGGACGGGCGGCACTGTGCCGTCTACCGGGACGAGGACGGCCAGGCGCACGCGGTCTCGGCCCGCTGCACCCATATGGGCTGCCTGGTCGCGTTCAACGCCGCCGAGCGGGCCTGGGAGTGCCCCTGTCACGGCTCCCGCTTCGGCACCGACGGCCGGGTGCTCCAGGGCCCGGCCAACCGGCCCCTGGAGCGGCGCGACATCTGA
- a CDS encoding enoyl-CoA hydratase/isomerase family protein, whose amino-acid sequence MTDPVTDPATDAVTVPVTDDDAVLARTEGRAGYLTLNRPRALNALTHPMVTRIADYLAAWERDPAVRTVVIDGAGERGLCAGGDIRMIHQDVTSGGGAASRAFWRDEYVLNARIARYPKPYVALMDGIVMGGGVGVSAHGSVRIVTERSRVAMPETTIGFVPDVGGTHLLSRAPGELGTHLALTGASVGAADALRCGLADHVVPSSLLPALARDLAAEPVADVLPRYAVEAPTGTLDGHREWIDHCYAADTVEEIVDRLMAVGEPAAKETAETLLAKSPTALKVTLEAVRRARALGSLERVLAQEYRVSCAALSGPDFVEGIRAQVIDKDRSPRWSPADLAEVTDAEVARFFAPLRDGELRIADAS is encoded by the coding sequence GTGACCGACCCCGTGACCGACCCCGCGACCGACGCCGTGACCGTCCCCGTGACCGACGACGACGCCGTGCTGGCGCGCACCGAGGGGCGTGCCGGATATCTCACCCTCAACCGGCCCCGCGCCCTCAACGCCCTCACCCATCCGATGGTGACGCGGATCGCCGACTACCTCGCCGCCTGGGAGCGGGACCCGGCCGTGCGGACCGTGGTGATCGACGGGGCGGGGGAGCGGGGGCTGTGCGCGGGCGGCGACATCCGCATGATCCACCAGGATGTGACCTCGGGCGGGGGCGCGGCCTCCCGGGCGTTCTGGCGCGACGAGTACGTGCTCAACGCCCGGATCGCCCGCTACCCCAAGCCGTATGTGGCCCTGATGGACGGCATCGTGATGGGCGGGGGCGTGGGGGTCTCGGCCCATGGGAGCGTGCGGATCGTCACCGAGCGCTCCCGGGTGGCCATGCCCGAGACCACGATCGGTTTCGTACCGGACGTCGGCGGCACCCACCTGCTGTCTCGCGCACCGGGCGAACTGGGCACGCACCTGGCGCTCACCGGCGCGTCGGTGGGCGCCGCCGACGCCCTGCGCTGCGGGCTGGCCGACCACGTCGTCCCCTCCTCGCTGCTGCCCGCGCTCGCCCGGGACCTGGCCGCGGAGCCGGTGGCGGACGTCCTGCCCCGGTACGCCGTCGAAGCGCCGACCGGGACCCTGGACGGCCACCGGGAGTGGATCGACCACTGCTATGCCGCGGACACCGTCGAGGAGATCGTGGACCGCCTGATGGCCGTCGGAGAACCGGCCGCCAAGGAGACCGCCGAGACCCTCCTCGCCAAGTCGCCCACGGCGCTGAAGGTCACCCTGGAAGCCGTCCGCCGGGCGCGGGCGCTCGGCTCGCTGGAGCGGGTGCTGGCACAGGAGTACCGCGTCTCCTGCGCGGCCCTGTCCGGCCCGGACTTCGTCGAAGGCATCCGTGCCCAGGTGATCGACAAGGACCGCAGCCCCCGCTGGTCCCCGGCCGATCTCGCCGAGGTCACCGACGCGGAGGTGGCCCGCTTCTTCGCACCACTCCGGGACGGGGAACTCCGCATCGCCGACGCCTCGTAG
- a CDS encoding DUF5133 domain-containing protein: protein MLMAHPVVLQNLIEQYETLRMLHAESGGTEVRQRMDDLAYTLCVSTGTRDVDAALIAARHQLPGARVEDDSALTAGAGTPGA, encoded by the coding sequence GTGCTGATGGCCCACCCGGTCGTCCTTCAGAACCTCATCGAGCAGTACGAAACGCTCCGGATGCTGCACGCCGAGTCGGGCGGCACCGAGGTACGGCAGCGGATGGACGACCTCGCCTACACGCTGTGCGTCTCCACCGGGACACGGGATGTGGACGCCGCCCTCATCGCCGCCCGGCACCAGCTGCCCGGCGCCCGGGTGGAGGACGACTCGGCCCTCACGGCCGGGGCGGGCACACCGGGCGCCTGA
- a CDS encoding serine hydrolase domain-containing protein codes for MTPHPLPTSTPAAEGVDARGVHAFLDAVEGAPDIEPHSLMILRHGRLIASGWWAPYTAERPHLLYSLSKSFTSTAAGLAAAEGLLNLDDPVVSYFPEFEAEITDPGSRAMLVRHVAAMASGHTEETLERAFGGDPEEPVRGFLLIPPDRAPGTVFAYNQPATYTLAAIVQRVTGQSLTEYLRPRLFDPLGIGETAWLQVPAGRDLGFSGLFATTDAIARLGLLYLRGGEWAGERLLPASWVAEATRVQTPTEGGMGEGTAPDWRRGYGFQFWMSEHGYRGDGAYGQFCVVLPEHDVVIATTADTVQMQALLDAVWEHLLPAFGDAPLTGREDEDAALERRLSRLALPPLAAKPAPLTDPAAWSGAEFAPAGGACADQPTLTGVTVAEDGTGGWSLALAEGASRLEVGFDGAGWRTDTAPDAPVPTAVSGGWTDPDTLTVDVAFLETPHHLVVTCSLADRAFTARWRTVPLHKGPLRSLRAPRPH; via the coding sequence ATGACTCCCCATCCGCTGCCCACCAGTACGCCCGCCGCCGAGGGCGTGGACGCGCGAGGCGTCCACGCCTTCCTCGACGCCGTCGAGGGCGCGCCGGACATCGAACCGCACAGTCTGATGATCCTGCGCCACGGCAGGCTCATCGCCTCCGGCTGGTGGGCGCCGTACACCGCCGAGCGGCCGCATCTGCTGTACTCCCTCAGCAAGAGCTTCACCTCCACGGCCGCGGGGCTGGCCGCCGCCGAGGGGCTGCTGAACCTCGACGATCCCGTGGTCTCGTACTTCCCCGAGTTCGAGGCCGAGATCACCGACCCGGGCAGCCGCGCCATGCTCGTACGCCATGTCGCGGCCATGGCCAGCGGGCACACCGAGGAGACCCTTGAGCGGGCGTTCGGGGGCGACCCGGAGGAGCCGGTGCGGGGCTTTCTGCTGATTCCACCGGACCGCGCGCCCGGCACCGTCTTCGCCTACAACCAGCCCGCCACGTACACCCTGGCCGCGATCGTCCAGCGGGTGACCGGGCAGTCGCTGACGGAATACCTGCGGCCGCGGCTGTTCGACCCGCTGGGCATCGGCGAGACGGCCTGGCTACAAGTGCCGGCCGGCCGTGACCTCGGCTTCAGCGGGCTGTTCGCCACCACCGACGCGATCGCCCGGCTGGGACTGCTGTATCTGCGCGGCGGCGAGTGGGCGGGCGAGCGGCTGCTGCCGGCCTCCTGGGTCGCCGAGGCGACGCGGGTGCAGACCCCGACCGAGGGGGGCATGGGCGAGGGCACGGCGCCGGACTGGCGGCGGGGGTACGGGTTCCAGTTCTGGATGTCCGAGCACGGTTACCGGGGCGACGGGGCGTACGGGCAGTTCTGCGTGGTGCTGCCCGAGCACGACGTGGTGATCGCCACGACGGCGGACACGGTGCAGATGCAGGCCCTTCTGGACGCGGTGTGGGAGCATCTGCTGCCCGCGTTCGGCGACGCGCCGCTCACCGGCCGCGAGGACGAGGACGCCGCGCTGGAACGGCGGCTGTCCCGGCTCGCCCTCCCGCCCCTGGCGGCGAAGCCGGCGCCGCTCACCGACCCCGCCGCGTGGTCGGGCGCCGAGTTCGCCCCCGCGGGTGGTGCCTGCGCCGATCAGCCGACCCTGACGGGGGTCACGGTGGCCGAGGACGGCACCGGCGGGTGGAGCCTCGCGCTGGCCGAGGGGGCGTCCCGGCTGGAGGTGGGGTTCGACGGAGCGGGCTGGCGGACCGACACGGCGCCGGATGCGCCCGTCCCCACGGCGGTGAGCGGGGGCTGGACGGACCCGGACACGCTGACCGTGGACGTGGCGTTCCTGGAGACCCCGCACCACCTGGTGGTCACCTGCTCCCTCGCGGACCGCGCCTTCACCGCCCGGTGGCGCACGGTGCCGCTGCACAAGGGTCCCCTGCGCTCCCTGCGCGCACCGCGGCCGCACTGA